CTGAGTGCGGCGTGCCGCTAGTTGTCGAAACGACGGGACACTGTCGATGAAGATCACGAACGGGGTACGCTGCCAGCCAAGTGAGGCCTGACCCAACCGCCCATGAACCTCGATGGTCTCGCCGAGGAGCTCGTGGACGTTGGCCGGGGGCACCACGAGTTGAACCTCTCGCCGCGCGCTGTCAGCACTCTCGTCCGTGGCGTCACACGGGGGTAGCGCGGCGGGAAGGAGCACAATCCATGACGTGTCGCGCGTGTCGATCGTGGGTGACTCTCCGTATCCCGGAGGACCGAGATGGACGCGCCGCTCCAGACGTCCGCGAAGCCTGGTCGCGAGACCAAGGCCGATCGCGCACGTGACTTCAGCGCCGCGGCCAGCCGAGGCACTTCCCTCACTGGCCAACTCAAGATTCGGGGGCCCCTCGCCAGCGCTACCGCATGCGCTCAGTGCGAGGATGAGCAGAAGCCGAGGGTTGAACATGTACGAGGTATCCGTCGTCCAGCTAACGTCACGTTGTGCTGTGGCCGATTCAATCAATGCGGGTTGGCGGCCACGGCCGACCCTGAAGTACGATGAGGCCGGGGCCGCCAACCCGCTACCCCAGCCGGCCATCAGCACCAACTGTCGTTAGGGCGCGGCGCACAGACGGCAGCGCCATGAAGGCCACCGCGGCGACGCCGCCGGCCCAAGACCCCCAAAGCGGCAACGAGCTCATCTCGTACCCGCGCGGATGAAACTCAGGAAAGTACCAACTGCGAAGCACAAACCACGCGAGCCACGCGCCCAGGAGGAACAGTGCCGGCGCAATGAGCGCCCTGGCACGCGGCGCCATGAGCGAACCGGCCAAGACGAACACGAGGGCCTCGAGCGCGAGGCGGACGGCTTCCTGTCCATCTAGCGGAAGCACTGCCTCAAGCGTCGCCTGGCCGAGGCGTGTCTGGAGCCACCCTTGGACGCCCCGCGACGCGATGCCTGTCGCTCCGCATGAGCCGACGGCAGCGAGGGGACACAACAGCCAACGAGCGGTGTGCGCGCTTAGCATACGATCGATGCCGGTCTCGTCGCCCTAACGTCAAGTTGTGCCGTGGCCGCTTCCATAAACTGCGGGTTGGCGGCCGCGCCGGTCCGTAAGGAACGATAAGGCGCGGCCGCCAACCCGCTACCCCAGCGCGGCCATCGGTCACCAACTGCCGTTATGCGGTCGCTGCGCCCGCAACCTGATACAGGCTTACCCCGAAGAGGGCGAGCGCACCTGCGCACGATACCCACAGTTCAGTTGAGACGCCCGGCTCCAGCACAGAGTCGCGTGGAGAGCGTGGATTGTAGGCGACGAGAACCGTGCGCCCCGGGCGATAGTCATCCGTGGTCCATCCAGCCATGAGTTCTCCGCGGTGCAGCCCATGGAACCGTACGCGCGTCCCGCGATACTCCTTGCCGTCGACTTCGAAGCGATAGGAGACCTCAGCCCAGCGCGCTCCCTCGGTGTCACTCTCGGTGCGCGATTGCAGAACACTGCCGCTCGCACGCGGCCACTCTTCCGCGTCGAGTGCTCGCCAGACGACGAAGGCATGCCAGCCGAAGTAGAGAACCGAGATCGAGAGCACGGCGGGCCACAGCCAGGGCACGCCGCCTACACTGCCGCTCATGCTACCCTCACTGCGATAGGTCTCCGAGCCGCATAACGTTTGCTTCTGCTGTGAACGCTTCAATAGAAAGCAGTTGCAGGGCGGCCGCTAGACCTTAGTTCGCTCCATAGGCGGCCGCCCTGCAACTGCATCCGCACCCGCGTTCATCAGCAGCAAGCGTCGTTAGGTGCCGGCCGCGCCAATCCCTGAGTCCCGCGGCTCTAAGCGTCAGTTTGCCCGCAGAGCGATTGATGGCTCGACTTGCGCGGCTCTGCTGGCACGCCAGTAAGCGATGGCGAGTGCAAGAGAACCGATCAGTCCAGCCACGGCAAATACTAGCCATACTGGGGCTTGGGCCACGGTGGCTGCGGTGGCGTGCGAATCCTCGCGCAGAAGGAATTGCATCGCTGGTCCGCTCAGCACGAAGCCCACCATCGCGACGACGATCCCGGCAGCAGCGACACGCAGTGTGTCGAGACAGACACGCCAAATGATCATGTGGGCCGGCGATCCGAGCGCGCGGCGGATGCCAATCTCCCGAGTTCGCGCATGAAGTGTCTCGTCTACCGCGGTCGCCACAGCGAGAAGCGCAAGAAGAGCGCCGAGGACGCCGAAGAGCCCGAGCACAAGTGCCTCAAACCTCGCTTCCTCGAGGCGGCCTTTCCTATCGACGAATGCACTGAGCGGCCCATTAAACTCTGGGCGCTCGCCAGGAGCGACTTCCGCGATAATCTGCTCGAACACGCGGGCCGCGCGAGCAGGCGTGCCATTCGACGCCACCGCAATCGAGAATCCGGAGTTGGAAAGCGGCGCGAGCAAAGCAGCGGGCGCGGACTGGCTGAGTGGACGATACATCAACGGGAAGCGAGTACCTTCGAGCTCCCACTCCAGCGCTAGCGGATGAACCGGCTGACTGCTCGCCACGATGCCCACAACTGTCATCCAAGGGAGTGTGCTTGCTCGTCCTCCGAGTCTGAGCGACTTGCCGATGGGCTCTTCGTCACCCCAGAGCGCTCTAGCCGCGCGCTCATCAAGAATGACGACCGGATCACTTCCCTCGGAATCGGACGAGTCGAAGACTCGCCCTTTTCGCAAGGAGATGCCCATGACATTGAAGTACTCCTGATTCACGTCGACCGAGAGAACCGGCAACACCATCGGGTCCTGAGCGGGCAGAACCCGCTCGGGAATCTGAATGGGAGATTCGGTTTGAAGTGCGAGCCGATGCGGATAGGTTGTGCCCCAAACGGCCACGGCCGACGCATTCAGTGACTGACGCGCTCGCTCCGCGACGTCACCAGCGATCGCCCGCACTCGTGCAGGGTCCTGGAACTCCTCGGCGCCAAGCCCAATGGTCGCGAAGCTGACTTCTCTGTGGGCGTATCCAAGATCGATGCGACTGACCTCCGCGAACGCCATGCCGATTGCTGCTGCGATGAGGAGAAAGAACAGGGTAGTTCCCACCTGTAACCCAAGAAACAGCCGTCGCAACCGGCTCGCTCCTGGACTTCCAGCCGAGCCAGACATACGCAGTGCGACCGCCGGCTCGATTCTGTTAAGCGCAAGCAAGGGGGCAAGCGCGAGCGCACCAGTGATTAAGAGCAGAGCAACACCAAGAGCCAGCAACCACGTCAAGTCAAAGCTGACATGTGCGTCGGCGAACGGGCCTCCGAGCAGGGCCCGCATTGCGCCAGTTGACGCGGCAGCGAGTCCGAGGCCCACCAAGAGACTGAAGGCCACAAGCAGAAGAATCTCGAGCGACGCGTGGCGCGCCAAACGGGAGAATGGCGCGCCCAGCGTGACTCGAAGTGCATTCGCGAACAGGTTGCGCTCTGCACGTAGCATCATCGCGCTTGACACGTTGACTAGCACCAGCACGACCACGGCGGCGATGCCAACCAAAATGACTCGAACGCGCCTTCCGATGCGCGGCCGGAAGTGCTCGGCGAGCGAGGTGGCCTGCGTTGAGGTTCGCACGCCAGGATCGCTTGGCGCGGAAGCTACTGCGGCGGCAACACCCTCAAACAGCCGTTCAATTTCCTCAGCGGAGCGTCCGGCCGAGTCGCGCACAATGAGATCAACTGTGCGCCCGCCGACACCCTCGAACCTGCTCCTTCCTAGTCGCCACGCGTCGACACCTAGTGGGTACTCAGATCCATTCGGCATCACGCCAACAACCGCCAGCTTGCGATCACCGACGGTGATGTATTGTCCCACTGCAGTCGTGCTCGGGAAGAGTTCTTCACGCAAGCGCGACGACAGTACGACGACGTCCTCTTCCTCTTGAGTGCGGGGCAGCCTCCCTTCGAGCGCCGAGAGTCCAAGCACTCCGAAGAACTGCGGCTCAACGAGCGCGACGTCGGCGATGCTACTATCGCGAGACTCAACGATTTTCTCTTCGGAGGTCGCGTACCAAGTGATGGCGATGCGAGGCACGGCGCCGTCGCGAGCCGCGGTTGCCTCGCGCTCAGTCCACTGTCGCGGGACGTTATTGTCGCGAAGTATCAGCGCAAATAGCTGCTCAGGCGCAGCCCAGGGTAGTCGACGGAAGACAGTTGCCTGGAGGAGTCCGATCACAAACACGACTCCCGCGAGGCCTACGCCAAGCACCAGCGAGAATCCAATGGCGAACCGGGGATTACGTCGCATCGATCGGACAATCTCGGAAAGCTCCGGCAAACTCACAGTTGGCGCGCTCCAGATGGAGTGAAAGAGCTCACGAGACTGTCCGACAACAAGCGATGGTACTCACGGCGCTCTCGCAAGGTGGGCTCCGGGACCTAACGTGTATTAGACTGACCTGCCTAACCCAATATCTCCTGATTAGGCAGGTCCGAGTATTCAGGCATTGAGAATCTTGGACGCGGACCCATGCGTCGCAAGTACCACGTGCGCCGTCGCCTATCCCGCGTTCGCTCAGCTGATCCTTAAGTACGTTCTCAGGAATACTCCGACCTGAATGTTCCGCCGCGCAGGGCGGGGCGGAAACGTCACTCCTCGCGGCTACTCGCGCGCAAGTCGCCTGCGCCGCCTACCGCCCCACCGCCAACGCCTCCGCGATCCCCGTCACGAACCGCACCCCGAACCCGAACGCCGCGAGCGGCAACCGCTCGTCGTTCCCGTGCATCGCCTCCTCGACCGGCATCTCGAGCGGGAACGGCAGCAGCCCGTACGCCTTGATGCCGGCGCGGCGAAGATCGGCCGAGTCTGTCGCACCGGTCGAGAGATAGGGCACCACCGTGATCGTCGGGTCGACGCGCCTGGCCGCGCGCTCGACGGCCGCGAAGAACTCGTTCTCCGCACTCATCGCCGGCGAATCCTCCCCACGGCTCGTGATTGCGAACTTCACCATCGGATCGCCAACGGCCCGCACCAACCGCGCTACAGTCGAATCGATCGACTGACCCGGCAGCGTCCGCACGTTCAACGTCGCCACCGCCTCGCGTGGGATCACGTTCGACCGGATCCCGCCCCCGACGATCGTCGCCGAGATGCCGGTCCGCAGCACCGCGTCGAAGGTCGGCGTCGCGCGCAGCACCTCGGCGCCGCGCGCCACGCGCGCCGCATCGCCCGAGGAGACATCGGTCATCGCCGTGGCCTCGCGCGCATCAGGCCACACCGCCGCGAGCGACTTGAAGAAGCGCGTCGTCACCGGCGTGAGCACCGCCGGCTCGCGGTGCGCGCCGATCGCGGCGAGCGCACGACCCAGCCGCACGATCGCGTTCCCCTCGAGCGGGATGCTCGCGTGCCCGTCCGGGCCGCTCGCGGTCACGGTCACCACATGCGACACCTTCTCGGCCATCTGCAGCGCGACGTACCGCTTGCCGTTGGGCATGATGCGCGTGCGGCCGCCCTCGTTCAGCGCATACTCGGCGCGGATGGCGTCGGGGTGGTTCTTGAGGAGCCACCCCATCCCGTAGTCGCCGCCAGCCTCCTCGTCGGCGTTGGCCACGTAGATCACGTCGCGCGTGAGCACCTGGCCGGCCTTCACGCGGCGCTGGAGGGCGAGCATCGCCTGAAGGTTGGCGATGAGCATCCCCTTGTCGTCGATCGCGCCGCGGCCGTAGAGCACGCCGTCCCGCACCTCGGCGGCGAAGGGGTCGGCGGTCCACTGCTCACGCACGACGCCGACGACGTCCATGTGCCCCATGAGGATCACGGGGGACTTGGCGGTGGGGCCCTGCACGCCGCGGATGCGGGCGACCACGGCGCCGCGGCCGGGGGCGCTCTCGTAGACGCGGGACTCGATGCCGGCCTGCTTGAAGAGGGAGTCGAGGAAGCGGGCGGTGGCGAGCTCGTTGCCGGGGGGGTTCACCGTGTTGATGCGGATCATCGCCTGCAGCTGGGCCGTGGCTTCCCGGAGGATCGCATCCTCTGACGGGGACTGGGCGTTCGCTTGTCCACCCAACAGCAACAGACTACC
This window of the Gemmatimonadota bacterium genome carries:
- a CDS encoding DUF3592 domain-containing protein, producing MPWLWPAVLSISVLYFGWHAFVVWRALDAEEWPRASGSVLQSRTESDTEGARWAEVSYRFEVDGKEYRGTRVRFHGLHRGELMAGWTTDDYRPGRTVLVAYNPRSPRDSVLEPGVSTELWVSCAGALALFGVSLYQVAGAATA
- a CDS encoding ABC transporter permease yields the protein MIGLLQATVFRRLPWAAPEQLFALILRDNNVPRQWTEREATAARDGAVPRIAITWYATSEEKIVESRDSSIADVALVEPQFFGVLGLSALEGRLPRTQEEEDVVVLSSRLREELFPSTTAVGQYITVGDRKLAVVGVMPNGSEYPLGVDAWRLGRSRFEGVGGRTVDLIVRDSAGRSAEEIERLFEGVAAAVASAPSDPGVRTSTQATSLAEHFRPRIGRRVRVILVGIAAVVVLVLVNVSSAMMLRAERNLFANALRVTLGAPFSRLARHASLEILLLVAFSLLVGLGLAAASTGAMRALLGGPFADAHVSFDLTWLLALGVALLLITGALALAPLLALNRIEPAVALRMSGSAGSPGASRLRRLFLGLQVGTTLFFLLIAAAIGMAFAEVSRIDLGYAHREVSFATIGLGAEEFQDPARVRAIAGDVAERARQSLNASAVAVWGTTYPHRLALQTESPIQIPERVLPAQDPMVLPVLSVDVNQEYFNVMGISLRKGRVFDSSDSEGSDPVVILDERAARALWGDEEPIGKSLRLGGRASTLPWMTVVGIVASSQPVHPLALEWELEGTRFPLMYRPLSQSAPAALLAPLSNSGFSIAVASNGTPARAARVFEQIIAEVAPGERPEFNGPLSAFVDRKGRLEEARFEALVLGLFGVLGALLALLAVATAVDETLHARTREIGIRRALGSPAHMIIWRVCLDTLRVAAAGIVVAMVGFVLSGPAMQFLLREDSHATAATVAQAPVWLVFAVAGLIGSLALAIAYWRASRAAQVEPSIALRAN
- a CDS encoding M20/M25/M40 family metallo-hydrolase — encoded protein: MIRINTVNPPGNELATARFLDSLFKQAGIESRVYESAPGRGAVVARIRGVQGPTAKSPVILMGHMDVVGVVREQWTADPFAAEVRDGVLYGRGAIDDKGMLIANLQAMLALQRRVKAGQVLTRDVIYVANADEEAGGDYGMGWLLKNHPDAIRAEYALNEGGRTRIMPNGKRYVALQMAEKVSHVVTVTASGPDGHASIPLEGNAIVRLGRALAAIGAHREPAVLTPVTTRFFKSLAAVWPDAREATAMTDVSSGDAARVARGAEVLRATPTFDAVLRTGISATIVGGGIRSNVIPREAVATLNVRTLPGQSIDSTVARLVRAVGDPMVKFAITSRGEDSPAMSAENEFFAAVERAARRVDPTITVVPYLSTGATDSADLRRAGIKAYGLLPFPLEMPVEEAMHGNDERLPLAAFGFGVRFVTGIAEALAVGR